In Nitrososphaerota archaeon, a single genomic region encodes these proteins:
- a CDS encoding AAA family ATPase, producing MGTRRVGKLLGITGTPGTGKKSVAPLVATRLGLTCYSLNDLAGANGLASPESGTGEVDTGVLRRIVSNTILEPAVIYGHLLPYVVDRTWISKVVVLRCDPLALKSRLRARGYPLNKVFENVEAELIGLISVDTLKAFGREKTFEFDTTVSRPGPSSASIAAALSGPYRSPQVIDWLENYGSESKLRSLLSGRTGESALTLPTPKS from the coding sequence ATGGGTACGCGTCGCGTTGGAAAACTTCTTGGGATCACTGGAACTCCCGGGACTGGCAAGAAGTCCGTAGCTCCACTCGTTGCGACGAGGTTAGGTCTTACCTGCTACTCTCTCAATGATCTTGCTGGGGCGAATGGCCTGGCATCCCCGGAATCGGGGACGGGTGAAGTGGACACCGGAGTCTTGAGGCGGATCGTGTCCAACACCATCCTTGAACCCGCGGTGATCTACGGGCACCTCCTGCCCTACGTAGTCGATAGGACATGGATCTCAAAAGTGGTCGTCCTGCGGTGCGACCCTCTGGCCCTGAAGTCGCGTCTTCGCGCCCGGGGGTACCCGCTGAACAAGGTGTTCGAAAACGTCGAAGCGGAGCTCATCGGCCTGATCTCGGTTGACACTCTCAAGGCATTCGGGAGAGAGAAGACCTTCGAGTTCGACACGACAGTGTCTCGTCCAGGCCCTTCCTCGGCCTCGATAGCTGCAGCACTGTCGGGCCCCTATCGATCTCCCCAGGTGATAGATTGGCTCGAGAACTACGGCTCGGAGTCAAAGCTCCGCTCTTTGCTCTCAGGCAGGACCGGCGAGTCTGCCCTTACTCTTCCTACGCCCAAGAGTTAA
- a CDS encoding deoxyhypusine synthase, whose product MRRISGLVKVQDIHARASDDIVSIVHSMGRGGGFMAKNLADTASILDSMVARESCTKFLSFPAALVATGTRGLLIDLVKAGMVDVIITASGTLDHDISRTLADYYHGDFDMDDVKLHKDGYHRLGNVLVPLDDYGPLIERRMQALLEKLYGRGEKAPTTEELCKEIGRDLGSEKSLLYWAYKKHVPVFVPGITDGAVGSQLWLFAERHRDFRVDLIGDERRLSDITSEAKSTGALVLGGGISKHHVLWWNQFRGGLDYACYITTASEFDGSLSGAQVREAVSWGKVKERAKRSNLYADVTAVLPFLVSYLLTKRHRRSR is encoded by the coding sequence TTGAGACGGATATCAGGCCTCGTAAAGGTGCAGGACATACACGCCCGAGCCTCCGATGACATCGTTTCTATCGTCCATTCTATGGGGAGAGGCGGCGGGTTCATGGCGAAGAACCTTGCCGATACCGCAAGCATCCTGGATTCGATGGTCGCCCGCGAGAGCTGCACGAAGTTCCTCTCGTTCCCTGCAGCCTTGGTCGCGACCGGGACCCGGGGGCTCCTCATCGACCTGGTCAAGGCAGGCATGGTCGACGTGATCATAACCGCGAGCGGGACCCTCGACCACGACATCTCGAGGACCCTCGCAGATTACTACCACGGGGACTTCGATATGGACGACGTGAAGCTCCACAAGGACGGATACCATCGCCTCGGGAACGTCCTTGTCCCACTCGACGACTACGGCCCGCTGATAGAGAGGAGAATGCAGGCGCTCCTCGAGAAGTTGTACGGCCGAGGCGAAAAGGCCCCGACCACCGAGGAGCTTTGCAAAGAGATCGGCCGCGACCTCGGTTCGGAGAAATCACTGCTCTATTGGGCCTACAAGAAGCACGTCCCAGTCTTCGTCCCAGGGATAACCGACGGGGCAGTTGGGAGCCAGCTCTGGCTCTTCGCCGAGCGTCACAGGGACTTTCGGGTCGACCTGATTGGCGACGAGAGGAGGCTTTCGGACATTACCTCGGAGGCCAAGTCGACCGGGGCACTGGTGCTGGGGGGCGGCATCTCCAAGCATCACGTGCTATGGTGGAACCAGTTCCGAGGAGGCCTGGACTACGCGTGCTACATCACTACCGCTTCAGAGTTCGATGGTTCGCTTAGCGGGGCCCAGGTGAGAGAGGCCGTCTCTTGGGGCAAGGTGAAGGAAAGAGCGAAGCGCTCCAACCTCTATGCTGACGTGACTGCGGTTCTCCCCTTCCTGGTCTCCTACCTCCTCACCAAGCGGCACCGACGTTCGCGTTAG